Genomic DNA from uncultured Vibrio sp.:
CTGAATAACCGGGAACTCTTACGACGGCTTATCTTCAAATCGAAGCGCCAATTGATAGAAATCTTTGACCTGCTCTTTTAGTTGCAAACTGTTTTCCTCCACTGAATGAGTCGCAGCCAGATTCTGCTCTGCCGTCGAGGCGATAGACTGAATATGCAAATTCACATCACTCGCCAGTTTTAACTGACTATCCGCTGTCTGTGCCACATCGACCATTAAACCACTCATGGTTTGCATCATCTGTTCGACTTCCGATAGACGTACTGTACTCTGTTCTGCCACGTTAGAACACGCATCTGTCTGCTTTTTATTGGTCAGAATGTCTTTTTGCCAACTTTGTATAGTAGACAACATCGTAGAAATAGACGCCTGAATTTGCTCGGTCGCATTAGATGTCCGGCCGGAAAGCGCTCTCACTTCATCCGCGACCACAGCAAAACCACGACCTTGCTCACCAGCCCTAGCAGCTTCAATCGCTGCATTTAACGCTAGCAAATTGGTTTGATCAGCGATACCACCGATTTCTTCCATCAAGTGACTTACTTTCTGAGCCTGATCACTCAGTTTATATGTCGTTTCAGTGGCTTGCTCAGCTTGTAGACTCAACTGCGTCAAGTTACTGTGCGTCTGAACGATGGTTTCTTTCGCCATCAAACATGACTTAAGCGTGTCATCAATAAGCAGATGTGCTTCATTTGTCGTCGAAGACGCCGAGTTTGCCGAGATCTCTACCTCTTGTATGGCATCACGGACTCTATGGATATCTATGTTTTGCAGATTCAGCGCATCATGCACTTCAGCCGTTGTCTGACTTAGCTCCTCCGCGCACTCTTGTAACGGTATGGCAGAGTCTGTCATTCGCCCTAATACGGTTCGTATCCGAGCTGATAGCATTTTGATATGGAAATCCGCAATAGAGAATGCACTATCACCCGAATAGATACGTCTGCTTACACTGTCATATTGCTTTTGTAGTTTCTTTAGTTGTTGCGGAGTATCAATCAGCTCTTGGCGAAATAGCAGAGCTAGAACACTCGCTGGTAACGCGCTTGCTAACCAAGCCAGCGGGCCTTCAGCAGACAATGCATACGCTGCAGCTGGCGCCGCTAAAGCACCAAGTAAAATAGCATAACGTAGTGTTTCATTAATCTTTAAAGACCAAGTGCGGCCAGACTTTTCTGCCGCTTTCATACTCTTATATGCTTTAGTGGCGATATCAACCCATTCACGTTTCGGCTTAACACGTACGGATTGGTAGCCTACGACCTGATTGTGCTCATATATCGGCGTGACATAGGCATCAACCCAGTAGTATCCACCAGATTTGGTGCTGTTTTTTACCATACCGCGCCACGCTTTACCTTGCTTAAGGCGCATCCACATGTCGCCAAATGCCCCTTTGGGCATATCATTATGACGTACAATGTTGTGATTTTGGCCAATCAACTCTTTGTTTGTATATTCTGCAACCCGACAAAATGCCTCGTTGCAGTAAGTGATAACACCTTTCAGATTCGTAGTTGAGACCAGTTCCTCAAACTCTCCGACGAGAGTCTCTTGATCTTTGTGATTTGAATTGACTGACATAGACAATGCTTCTCATATTTATAGTTATCATTCAGTAATAATTTGTTGAGCTATTACGAAGTAATTGATTCACGACCCTACCCGGGTGACCCTTTAACGGCAAGTCCTCACTTTTCTTAAGAGTAAACACAGAGAAATTTACGCAATTACTTGCATTCAGAGGTAGGTTGATGGCCCTGAGAGGAAACACTGACGTTATTTAGGTTTTCAGGTGCGAGAACCTAACTACGGATTGGTACAAATCAACAGAAGATATTGAGATTGTGTTCGCCACTCGACCGAAGTGTCAGTCAGTTTGCAATGACATGGCAGCGAGAAATAAAAAGAGCCAGTGGCCTCACCCGCCACTGGCTCCTTAAAATTTTATGACTAAAGCGTGTTACTTGTTACGACGTGCTTTCACAGCATCGGCAAGCTGACGCAGAACAACTTCAGTGTCTTCCCAGCCGATACATGCATCAGTGATTGACTGACCATAAGTTGCAGCTTCACCCTCAACAAGATCTTGACGGCCTTCAACCAAATGAGATTCAATCATCACACCAAAAATAGCGTCTTCTCCACCAGCAATTTGCTCTGAAACGTCGTCTGACACTAGCATCTGGCGCTTGAACTGCTTTGAGCTGTTAGCATGGCTGAAATCAATCATCACTTTCTTTGGTAGACCTGCAGCATCTAGCTCATCTTTAATTTGGGTAACATGGGCTGCACTGTAGTTTGGTTCCTTACCACCACGCAAAATAATATGACAATCTGGGTTACCTGCAGTTTCAACAATGGCAGAGTGGCCGTATTTCGTTACAGATAAGAAGTGGTGAGAAGAGCCTGCCGAACGAATAGCGTCAGTTGCAATCTTGATATTTCCATCCGTGCCGTTTTTAAAGCCAACCGGGCAAGATAAACCTGATGCTAATTCACGGTGTACCTGTGACTCTGTCGTACGCGCACCTATCGCACCCCAACTGATAAGATCAGCAACGTATTGAGGCGTGATCATATCGAGGAACTCACTAGCTGTTGGTAGTCCCATATCAGTGAGGTCGAGAAGCAGTTTACGCCCAATACGTAACCCGTCATTCAGTTTGTAGGTGTCATTTAAGTACGGGTCGTTAATAAGCCCTTTCCAACCGACGGTCGTACGTGGCTTTTCAAAGTAGACTCGCATCACAACTTCTAGCTGGTCACCTAGTTCATCGCGAAGTACTTTGAGCTTTTTACCATATTCAACCGCAGCTTCCGGATCATGGATCGAGCATGGGCCCACAATAACAAGCAGTCTGTCGTCTTTTCCTTCCAAGATGTTATGAATAGCATTACGACAATCAAAAGTAGTTGAAGCAGCGGTTTCAGTGGTTGGAAATTTCTCTAAGACTGCGACAGGTGGCAACAGTTCTTTTACTCTATTTATTCTTACATCATCAGTTTGAAACATTACTTCTACATCCTGGTTGTTGTTAATGAGCCACTTTGTAGCCAACTCTAAG
This window encodes:
- a CDS encoding PAS domain-containing methyl-accepting chemotaxis protein is translated as MSVNSNHKDQETLVGEFEELVSTTNLKGVITYCNEAFCRVAEYTNKELIGQNHNIVRHNDMPKGAFGDMWMRLKQGKAWRGMVKNSTKSGGYYWVDAYVTPIYEHNQVVGYQSVRVKPKREWVDIATKAYKSMKAAEKSGRTWSLKINETLRYAILLGALAAPAAAYALSAEGPLAWLASALPASVLALLFRQELIDTPQQLKKLQKQYDSVSRRIYSGDSAFSIADFHIKMLSARIRTVLGRMTDSAIPLQECAEELSQTTAEVHDALNLQNIDIHRVRDAIQEVEISANSASSTTNEAHLLIDDTLKSCLMAKETIVQTHSNLTQLSLQAEQATETTYKLSDQAQKVSHLMEEIGGIADQTNLLALNAAIEAARAGEQGRGFAVVADEVRALSGRTSNATEQIQASISTMLSTIQSWQKDILTNKKQTDACSNVAEQSTVRLSEVEQMMQTMSGLMVDVAQTADSQLKLASDVNLHIQSIASTAEQNLAATHSVEENSLQLKEQVKDFYQLALRFEDKPS
- the aroG gene encoding 3-deoxy-7-phosphoheptulonate synthase AroG, coding for MFQTDDVRINRVKELLPPVAVLEKFPTTETAASTTFDCRNAIHNILEGKDDRLLVIVGPCSIHDPEAAVEYGKKLKVLRDELGDQLEVVMRVYFEKPRTTVGWKGLINDPYLNDTYKLNDGLRIGRKLLLDLTDMGLPTASEFLDMITPQYVADLISWGAIGARTTESQVHRELASGLSCPVGFKNGTDGNIKIATDAIRSAGSSHHFLSVTKYGHSAIVETAGNPDCHIILRGGKEPNYSAAHVTQIKDELDAAGLPKKVMIDFSHANSSKQFKRQMLVSDDVSEQIAGGEDAIFGVMIESHLVEGRQDLVEGEAATYGQSITDACIGWEDTEVVLRQLADAVKARRNK